The genome window CCGGCCGGGGTACTGCTGCAGGGCTACCTCCAAGCAGTCCATGGCTTGGTTGATGACGTGCTGATTTACCACATAGGCTAGGCGCATCTGCTGACGGCCTAGGTGGGCAGAAGCGTAGAAACCTGCCGCCGGCGACACCATTAGGGTTTGTCCTTGGTACTGAAACTCCTCCAGTAGCCACTGAGCAAAGCGCTCGGCATCATCAACGGGGAGATGGCAGAGAACGTAAAATGCGCCGCGGGGTAGGGGGCACTGCACGCCCGGCATGGCCCGCAGGCGGCGTACCATTAGGTCGCGGCGGGCCTGGTATTCGGCTTTGGTGTAGTCGAAATAGTCCTCGGGTAAGTCGGCAGCGGCTTCGGCCAGCAGCTGGCCCAGGCCCGGCGGACAAACCCGCAGTTGAGCCAGCTTGAAAATAACGTCGCGCAGAGCCTTGTTCTTCGTGACCAAGGAGCCGATACGGGCCCCGCAGGCGCTGTAGCGCTTCGAAATCGTGTCGAGGAGTACGATGTGGTTATCAGCACCTTGCAGGTGTAGGGCGCTGGTGTACGCGTCGTCGTAGCAAAACTCCCGGTAGGCTTCGTCGGAAAGCAGGTAGAGGTTATGGCGTACGCACAGGTCCTTGAGCTGCTCCATTTCCTGGCGGCTGTACACGTAGCCGGTCGGGTTGTTGGGGCTGCAGATGAGGATGGCCTTGGTACGGGGCGTAATTTTCTGCTCAAATTCAGCAATGGGGGGCAAGGCAAAATCTTGCTCCAGGTGCGCGGCAACCGGCACTACGTGCGTACCCGTGGAAATGGCAAAAGCCTGATACGGCCCGTAAAATGGCTCGGGCACGATGAACTCGTCGCCGGGGTTTAGGCAGGCTAGCAGGGCAAAGGAAATGGATTCGCTGCCCCCAGTAGTAACCAATATATCGTCGGCGGCTACGGGTAGGCCCAGGCGCTGGTAATACTCGGCCAGCTTTTGGCGGTAGCTGAGGTTGCCGGCCGTGGGGCCGTATTCCAGCACCCGAATATCAGCCTGCTGCACGGCTGCCAGCATGGCCGGGGGCGTCTCGATATCGGGCTGACCGATGTTGAGCGGATGCACCGTGATGCCGCGCTGCCGGGCCGCGTCGGCGTAAGGAGTGAGTCGGCGGTAAGGAGAGGGGGGCAGAGCCAGCCCACGCTGCGAAATCTGAAGCATGGGCTTAAAGATAAGCCTCCGGGCTAGAAGCCCCACTTATTTGCAAGTTCTCGACAGCCTAGTAGCTCCTCATAACCAAGCAAAAAGTGTCATTTTCAGGCAGTTGAAAACGAAAAATTGCAGGGTGCTGCGGGGCCAATGACAGGTAAGCAGCCTTCCGCGGGTGCCACGGGCCAAACTCCGTGGCCTGCTAGCCGGTTATGCTGCCATGACTGCATCCGCTGCTAATCTGCCGGAAGTGTGGCTGCGTGGCCCGCTGCCCGATGTACCGCCCTTGCTCCAGCCCGTAGCCCACGCCCTGCTGCAGGCCCGCGAGGAACTCCAGGCCATCCTCCTCGATTTTCCCGACCAGCTGCTGTCGGTCCAGCCGGCTGGGGTAGCGTCGGTAGGGTTTCACCTGCGCCATTTGGCCGGCGTGCTCGACCGGATGCAGACCTACGCCCGCCACCAGCCGCTTACGGAAGCCCAGTTCACGTTTCTCGCCGCGGAAAAAGAAGGCTCCGTACCGCCAGAAAGCACCCAGGATTTGCTCCAGGCGTTTTCTCGGCAAGTAGAAGTTATGCTGGCTACCCTGCGCGCTACCTCTGAGAGCACGCTGCTGGAGTTCCGGCCGGTGGGGCGGGCCGGGCTGCCCAGCACCGTAATCGGGCTGCTGGTGCACGCTGCGGAGCACACCACCCGCCACACGGGCCAGCTGCTGGTAACGGTCCAGGTGGTACGGACTGGGGTAGGAGTAGGGTAAAAAGAAGCCGCTTATTCAGTTATGCTACTCTGAAGCGGCTTGATCATTGGATAATTTCTGGGTAGGTTGCAGTAGTACGCGTTGCCCCATCCTCAGTTGTCCGCTATGATTACTCCGCTTTCATCCCCCGATTTTCTAGAGCTGCACTACCGCGATGATTTATTGATTTTGCTGGGCCGCTGGACCCGACCTATTACCCTGGAGGAGTCAAGGAAGGGGTACACCCGTATGCTAGAAGCGGCGCGCCAGCACCACGCCCGGTTCTGGCTGCTGGATATCCGGCGGCGTCCGCGGGTAGATTCTGCCAATGTGGAGTGGCTGGTAGGTAGCTACTACCCGGAGTTGCCTTTGGCGCTAGGTGGCACGGTGTACCTGGCTTACCTGCTGGCCCCAGACCTGAAGCGCGAGCTGGCAGCGAGCGGGCTAGTTCCGGCCGATGAAGCGTACGAAGGTCAATCCTTCCAGATGGGAAAATTCACGGCCGAGCAGGAAGCTACTGCGTGGCTACAAGCGAAGCAAGTAGCTGAAAAGCAACTCTAAACCCGGACTCCACCATAACCCCTGGGGCCTTCCTGGCGTTGGGTAGAGCTCAATCCTTTACCACTGCTATGGAAAATAAACCAACCACCCTGCCCCCGCAAGCGCAAGATCAGCAACCGGGAATTGAACAGGAAATGACACCCCAGCCGGAATACATCCGGGCTAATTACAAGGGTAGCGAGAAGCTGCAAGGCAAAGTAGCCCTGATTACGGGCGGCGACTCCGGTATTGGTCGGGCCGTGTCCGTGCACTTTGCCCGCGAAGGTGCTGATGTGGCCTTTACCTATCTTCCCGAGGAAGAGCAGGATGCCTACGAAACCCGCCAACTGGTGGAAGCCGAAGGCCGCCGTTGCCTGACGCTGCCCGGCGACCTGCGCGACCCGCAGTTCTGCCAGTCCATCGTGGACCAGACGGTGCAGGAGCTGGGCCAGCTCAACATCCTGGTGAACAATGCCGCCGAACAGTTCGTGAACCAGGATGTGGCCGACATACCGGACGAGCAGTGGCTGGACACGTTCCAGGTTAACTTCTTCTCCTTTGTGCGCGTGACCAAAGCTGCGCTGGCTCATCTGAAAGAGGGCGACTCCATCATCAACACGTCCTCTATCAACGCCTACCGTGGCAACCAGCAGCTCGTGGATTATACCTCGACCAAGGGCGCCATTACGGCCTATACCCGCTCCATTGCCCAGCAGCTAGCCGAGAAGAAAATCCGGGTTAACTCGGTGGCGCCCGGCCCCATCTGGACGCCGCTCATCCCGGCCTCTTTCCCCGCCGAAAAGGTCGCCTCCTTCGGCAAGGATACCACCATGAAGCGCCCCGGCCAGCCCTCCGAGGTAGCGCCCGCCTACGTGTTTCTGGCCTCCGAAGACGCCTCCTATATCACGGGCCAGGCCATTCACCCGAATGGGGGCGAGGTGCTCAATACCTAATATTGGGTAAGGCGTATCGCATAAAAAAGGGCACCCGAAACCGGGTGCCCTTTTTTATTAGTATAGACTATTACAGGCCTAAGTCGTGCGAACAGGTAGAGCATTTGCGTGGCAGAATGCTCTGCACGACAATCGTTGAGCTACCTGATAACAACTCCTAGTACATGGCATCAATGCCCGTCTTGTCGCCGGCCGAGAGGCCCGTGCGCTGGATGTTAAACGTGGAGCCGTCTTTTTTCGTGATGGTGGGCTGCCCGTTCGAGGAGAACGAGAAGGAACCGTACATCATAATGGAGCCGAAGTCGAGCATGCCGTAATCGGTGCCGCCGTAGCCCAGCGCCGAGTACTTCGAGAAGTTGCTCTCGTAGCCCGACTGAATATTTTGGGTGAGGATGTTTACGTAGGTATCCCGGTCGTTGCGGGTCTGCTCATGGAACAGGCCTAGGGCGTGGCCAATTTCGTGGATGTTGTTACCCGTAGTGCAGCCCGAGGCCAGGTTGATGTACTGGCGCCCGCCTACCATTCCAATGTTGGAAGAGCAGCCCGAACCTACCCGGAAGGTAACGTAGTTGGCCTGGGTGGTGCGCTTCACAAAGCGAATAGGCGTGTTGGCCTGCCAGTGGGCAATAGCGTCGGTTACGCGGGCCTGGTTGGGAAGGGCGGCGTCAATGGTGTAGTACACAACCGCCGAGGGCCACCGGCCTGAGGTGCGACCAGCACTTTCCGGCCGGGCCGTTCCGGTGGACTTTGCCACTTGGTCGGCCGTCAGAATAATGTCGCCTTCGTAAATCAATTCGCCGTTAATGCTGCGGTATTCAATAGGCTGGCCGCCGAGGTAGCCCGCCTGGCTTTCGCCGGTCTGGCCGGGGTAGGCCTGCTCTACTTTTGCGTCTTGCTGGTGGCTAGCGACTGGCTGTACAGCCGCCGACTCCTGGTCTTTGCTGCAGCTAAAAACCGAAAAAGTGCCTAGAGTAGCCAAGAAAGCCAAGCGAGAGAAACGGGGTGCGCGCATGCAAATTGGGTTTTGGTTGTGGTAGAAGGGACATCAAGAAAGTCAAATACTTTCTTCCATAATGCGAGCAAAGTAGTATCAATAATTCAAAACTATACCACAACAGATGTATTATTTTTATTAAAAGTGCTTATATATTATAAGTTTAATAAACTGCCCAGACGAGTAAAGCTATTTTTATTTGCCTCTTTGATGGGTTCAGAAGGCAGATAGTGGACTAGGTCAATAGCAAAAAAGGCAGCCGTTCCTACCAGGAACGGCTGCCTTTTTTGGTGGCATAAAGCAAGGGGCAGGCACTACAGCGCTACTCCCGAAACAGCTTCATATCGGCCCAGAACGTGCCAAACGGTACCAGCGAAAGGGCTAGGGCCAACAGGGCCTTCCGCCACGACCAGCTCCGCTCCAGGCTCACCTGTAGCACCAGCAGCACGTAGGCCACAAAAAGCACCCCGTGGGCCATGCCCACGATGCGCACTGCCGCCGGCTGCCCGAAAAAGTATTTCAGCGGCATAGCAATGCCCAGCAGCACCAGGAAGGAAACTCCCTCTAGGAAACCCACCGCGCGTAAGCGGCCTAACGAAGTGCGTAGCAACGAAGAAAGCATAGGATGAACCATCAATGAAGTGGCAAGTTACGCTGCGGTCGGCTAAGGCAATAGTGGCACTGCCTAGGGAGGCGGGTAACGCAGCTGTTCGGCAGCCAACGGCTACTGCACAAACAAAAAGGAAGCCCTGACGAGCTTCCCTTTTGTTTGTGCAGTAACCCCGAAAAGCTACTTATTCAGCAATATGCGCAAAGTTTGCACTTTGCCGTCGAGTAGCAGCTTGCTGATGTAGAGGCCCGACGTGAGGTTGGTGCCATCTACCGTAAACTCGTACACCTGGCCGCGCTGAGCGGTGGCGTTGTAGTACGTTTTCACTAGTTGGCCAAGCGGGTTGTAGAGCTGCAGCTGGGCCGGAGCCGTGCTGCCGGCCCGGAAGCGAATGACAGTGCGTTCGGTGAAGGGGTTGGGGTAAGCCTCGAACACCGGCTCCAGGGTAGTGGTAGGTTCGGACGCCTCGGCCAGTTGAGCCGAAGAAGTGTTCGTAGCCGTTAGCGAAGCGGTTGTGCAGTCGCCAAGCTGGTCGCCGTGGGCAAGGTGTACCGCTACGGCATTGTCGGAAAGGCAGAGGGCCTTGCCGTTGTGGCACACGCTCACCATATCGTTCTTGTTGCCGCAGCGGGCATCCACTACGCGCAGGGTTATGCTCTTGGTGGCCGTGCAGCCGGAAGCAGAAGTCACGGTGACCGTATACGTGAACGTACCAGCCGTTTGGGCCGTGAACACGGGGTTAGCACTAGCCGCATTGCTGAGGCCAGCCGCTGGGCTCCAGCTGTAGCTGTCGCCGCCCGATGCGGCAAGCGTTGCGCTTTGCGGTCCGTAACCCAAGTATAGGGTAGAAGCCACGCCGCCGGTGTACACTTTGGAAGCCGGAATGATGGCAATAGCGGGTGTTGGTACCGTGCCGGTAACCGTTACGGTAGTCGTGTGGCTAGCGATGTTGCCGTGCGTATCAGTCACGGTCAGGGTTACGGTGTTGGCTCCTATGTTCTCGCAGCTAAACGCCGTTTGGCTTAGCACCATCGACGCAATGCCACAGGCATCGGAGCTGCCGTTGTTCACCTGGTCGGCCGTGATGGTGGCAGAGCCGGCGTTGAGGGCTACCGTTAAGTTTTGCGTCTGTACAATGGGGGCTTGCTTGTCTTCTACGGTCACCACAAATGTCTTGGTGTCAGTACCGCAGGGGTTCGTGACGCTAGCCGTAACGGTGGTTGTCCCTACCGGAAAGAAGTAGGGCGAGGTAATAGGAGTAGCAACGCCATCCTTCACAATAGAATAGGTAATGGGAGCCGCCGGAACGCCGGTAGCCGTTGCGGCAAACGCCACCGAAGCACCACATTCTGTAGCGCTGGTTTGCACCGTAGCCAGGGTGGGCACAGTCAGCTCCGGGTCGGTGCAGGCCACGCCGGTTTTCACGGCCCGGTACGAGGTGCCCACGCGTATGCCATCAACTACCAGCACCGGCGAAGCCGAGCCCTGGCGCAAAGCCACTGAACCGATGTTGTCGTTGGGGGCAGCGGGAGTGGTGCCGGTTTCAGTGGAGCTGGCCGAGGCCGTAGCTGGCTCCGCGAGGGTAGTGGTAGGGTTGAGGAACAGCTGACTGACGCTGCCGGTCTCATCAAACGAGTACTTCACCACCACCAAGTGGGTCGTGTTTAGCTCGTATTCTCCCGGGGCGTAGGTAGCGGCGCCGGAGCCACTAATACCAAATTGCAG of Hymenobacter sublimis contains these proteins:
- a CDS encoding pyridoxal phosphate-dependent aminotransferase, with amino-acid sequence MLQISQRGLALPPSPYRRLTPYADAARQRGITVHPLNIGQPDIETPPAMLAAVQQADIRVLEYGPTAGNLSYRQKLAEYYQRLGLPVAADDILVTTGGSESISFALLACLNPGDEFIVPEPFYGPYQAFAISTGTHVVPVAAHLEQDFALPPIAEFEQKITPRTKAILICSPNNPTGYVYSRQEMEQLKDLCVRHNLYLLSDEAYREFCYDDAYTSALHLQGADNHIVLLDTISKRYSACGARIGSLVTKNKALRDVIFKLAQLRVCPPGLGQLLAEAAADLPEDYFDYTKAEYQARRDLMVRRLRAMPGVQCPLPRGAFYVLCHLPVDDAERFAQWLLEEFQYQGQTLMVSPAAGFYASAHLGRQQMRLAYVVNQHVINQAMDCLEVALQQYPGRPE
- a CDS encoding DinB family protein, yielding MTASAANLPEVWLRGPLPDVPPLLQPVAHALLQAREELQAILLDFPDQLLSVQPAGVASVGFHLRHLAGVLDRMQTYARHQPLTEAQFTFLAAEKEGSVPPESTQDLLQAFSRQVEVMLATLRATSESTLLEFRPVGRAGLPSTVIGLLVHAAEHTTRHTGQLLVTVQVVRTGVGVG
- a CDS encoding SDR family oxidoreductase, with the translated sequence MENKPTTLPPQAQDQQPGIEQEMTPQPEYIRANYKGSEKLQGKVALITGGDSGIGRAVSVHFAREGADVAFTYLPEEEQDAYETRQLVEAEGRRCLTLPGDLRDPQFCQSIVDQTVQELGQLNILVNNAAEQFVNQDVADIPDEQWLDTFQVNFFSFVRVTKAALAHLKEGDSIINTSSINAYRGNQQLVDYTSTKGAITAYTRSIAQQLAEKKIRVNSVAPGPIWTPLIPASFPAEKVASFGKDTTMKRPGQPSEVAPAYVFLASEDASYITGQAIHPNGGEVLNT
- a CDS encoding M12 family metallopeptidase, with the translated sequence MRAPRFSRLAFLATLGTFSVFSCSKDQESAAVQPVASHQQDAKVEQAYPGQTGESQAGYLGGQPIEYRSINGELIYEGDIILTADQVAKSTGTARPESAGRTSGRWPSAVVYYTIDAALPNQARVTDAIAHWQANTPIRFVKRTTQANYVTFRVGSGCSSNIGMVGGRQYINLASGCTTGNNIHEIGHALGLFHEQTRNDRDTYVNILTQNIQSGYESNFSKYSALGYGGTDYGMLDFGSIMMYGSFSFSSNGQPTITKKDGSTFNIQRTGLSAGDKTGIDAMY
- a CDS encoding DUF3817 domain-containing protein gives rise to the protein MLSSLLRTSLGRLRAVGFLEGVSFLVLLGIAMPLKYFFGQPAAVRIVGMAHGVLFVAYVLLVLQVSLERSWSWRKALLALALSLVPFGTFWADMKLFRE